A genomic window from Paenibacillus sp. FSL K6-0276 includes:
- the pulA gene encoding type I pullulanase: protein MSVQKEMKEPIYYGDPATTEGISVFAQEFDQLFSYDGDDLGLTYSPACSSFCLWAPTAQEAELVIYDSWQGAAVCKYAMNRDIRGTWRATVDGDLDGKFYTYRVRLGEQWNEAADPYARAVGVNGDRGAILDLRKTDPERWTEDKPPFEDPVDAIIYELHLRDLSIHPASGMAHEGQYLALAEEGTRGPDGILTGLDHIANLGVTHVQLLPIYDYSTESVDETKLDEPHFNWGYDPKNYNAPEGSYATDPYMPGLRIQELKTMIQALHDRGLRVIMDVVYNHVYDGYRVNFTKLVPGYYLRYKQDGSLSNGSGCGNDVATERLMMSRFIVESVIYWAKEYHIDGFRFDLMGLMDVDTMRETRRRLDEIDPSIITIGEGWIMGTVLPMERLAHQKNAALLPRIGQFNDDFRDAIKGNIFLYDQPGFISGMMGLELAIKAGVAGGIAFSSGIKQFAVEPQQTVNYVECHDNHTLWDKIVLSTEGETVTQRRSMHRLASAILFMSQGIPFIHAGQEFMRTKDGVENSFKSSVEINRMDWELCAAHQEDVMYMKQLITLRKAHPAFRMRTADDIRSHLVFEKAPVSAVSYTLRGHAGGDVEKHIYVLFNANAEQTTVVLPQLGAWKTIFGADLTQDLTGNKLTVNGIGMVVLTAK, encoded by the coding sequence TTGTCCGTACAAAAGGAAATGAAGGAACCCATTTATTATGGTGATCCTGCGACTACTGAAGGAATTTCCGTATTCGCACAGGAGTTTGATCAGTTGTTTAGCTATGACGGGGATGATCTGGGGCTGACGTATTCACCGGCCTGTTCATCATTTTGCTTGTGGGCCCCTACGGCTCAGGAAGCAGAGTTGGTAATCTATGATTCGTGGCAAGGAGCAGCAGTGTGCAAATATGCTATGAATCGTGATATCCGGGGAACGTGGAGAGCTACGGTTGACGGTGATCTAGACGGCAAATTCTATACCTACCGAGTGCGTCTAGGCGAACAGTGGAATGAAGCGGCTGATCCTTATGCACGGGCTGTTGGCGTGAACGGCGACAGAGGGGCTATTTTAGATTTACGCAAGACAGATCCTGAGCGGTGGACGGAAGATAAGCCGCCTTTTGAGGATCCTGTAGACGCCATCATTTATGAACTTCATTTACGTGACCTATCTATTCATCCGGCAAGTGGCATGGCTCACGAGGGGCAATATCTCGCTTTGGCGGAAGAAGGAACTCGCGGACCTGATGGAATTTTGACAGGGCTTGATCATATCGCGAATCTCGGTGTGACCCACGTGCAGCTATTGCCTATTTATGATTATTCTACAGAGAGTGTAGATGAGACGAAGCTGGATGAACCGCATTTTAACTGGGGCTATGATCCGAAGAATTATAATGCGCCTGAAGGCTCCTATGCTACGGATCCGTATATGCCTGGACTACGAATCCAAGAGTTAAAAACAATGATTCAAGCGCTTCATGATCGGGGTCTCCGTGTCATTATGGATGTTGTTTACAACCATGTGTACGACGGATACCGCGTAAATTTCACCAAGCTGGTTCCTGGCTATTATTTGCGTTATAAACAAGACGGAAGCCTGTCGAATGGCTCTGGTTGCGGGAATGACGTGGCTACAGAGCGCTTGATGATGTCTCGCTTCATTGTGGAGTCCGTGATCTATTGGGCCAAAGAATACCATATTGACGGCTTCCGCTTCGATTTGATGGGTTTGATGGATGTCGATACTATGAGGGAAACTCGGCGACGTCTGGATGAAATAGATCCATCCATCATTACGATTGGTGAAGGCTGGATCATGGGGACAGTGCTGCCGATGGAACGGCTCGCTCATCAGAAGAATGCAGCTCTTCTCCCGAGAATCGGGCAATTTAATGATGATTTCAGAGATGCCATCAAAGGAAATATCTTTTTGTACGATCAGCCAGGCTTTATCAGCGGAATGATGGGCTTAGAGCTTGCGATCAAGGCAGGGGTTGCAGGAGGAATTGCCTTCAGTTCAGGGATTAAGCAATTTGCCGTGGAGCCTCAGCAAACCGTTAACTATGTGGAGTGTCATGATAATCATACGCTCTGGGATAAAATAGTATTGTCCACCGAGGGTGAGACGGTCACTCAGCGCCGCTCCATGCATAGGCTAGCTTCTGCGATATTGTTCATGAGTCAGGGAATTCCTTTTATCCATGCGGGTCAGGAATTTATGCGTACGAAGGACGGGGTGGAGAACAGCTTCAAATCCTCCGTCGAGATCAATCGCATGGATTGGGAATTGTGCGCTGCGCATCAGGAAGATGTGATGTATATGAAGCAGCTAATTACACTGCGCAAAGCTCATCCGGCTTTCCGTATGCGAACAGCAGATGACATTCGGAGCCATTTGGTTTTTGAAAAAGCACCAGTAAGCGCAGTATCTTATACGCTACGTGGCCATGCTGGAGGAGATGTAGAGAAGCATATCTATGTTCTTTTTAATGCGAATGCTGAACAGACCACTGTGGTTCTGCCACAGCTTGGAGCGTGGAAGACCATCTTTGGGGCTGACCTCACGCAGGATCTGACTGGAAATAAGCTAACGGTAAATGGAATCGGAATGGTAGTACTGACGGCGAAATAG
- a CDS encoding agmatine deiminase family protein: MNPKELNYTMPPEWGKHERTFISWPVQESMCFPDNHESVCQGYAEIITAIAEFEPITVIVNPEDVERVERLVGGPNVTLLPIEHSDAWLRDNGPTFVVNKDGALAGVNWKFNAWGGKYSPWDLDDEVAPQILEHSQVTRFDAPLVMEGGSIHTDGEGTLITTEECLLNTNRNPELKREDIEEYVRNYTGTEAIIWLKRGLSGDETDGHVDNIACFAAPGKVIIQVCEDPQDENFEITQENLRILENAIDAKGRKLEIIKIQQPPRVDHDGSRLTLSYLNFYFVNGGIILPVFGGTAVETDKLAEEVLAGLFPDRKIRTVNGMAVITEGGNVHCTTQQMPAQQ; the protein is encoded by the coding sequence ATGAATCCTAAAGAATTGAACTATACAATGCCACCGGAATGGGGCAAGCATGAACGTACTTTTATCTCCTGGCCGGTGCAGGAATCCATGTGTTTCCCAGATAACCATGAGTCTGTGTGCCAAGGTTATGCTGAGATCATCACAGCCATTGCCGAGTTTGAACCGATTACGGTCATCGTTAACCCGGAGGACGTGGAAAGGGTAGAGCGTCTGGTCGGCGGACCGAATGTAACGCTGCTGCCTATAGAGCATAGCGATGCTTGGTTGCGTGATAACGGGCCTACCTTTGTTGTTAATAAAGACGGTGCTTTGGCAGGCGTGAACTGGAAGTTCAATGCCTGGGGTGGTAAATATTCACCTTGGGATCTGGATGACGAAGTGGCTCCGCAGATTCTCGAACATTCGCAAGTCACACGCTTTGATGCGCCGCTTGTGATGGAAGGTGGCTCTATTCATACAGATGGAGAAGGCACCTTGATTACTACAGAAGAATGTCTACTCAATACGAACCGCAACCCAGAGCTGAAGCGCGAGGATATTGAAGAGTACGTGCGGAACTATACAGGTACAGAAGCTATTATCTGGCTGAAGCGTGGCCTAAGTGGCGATGAAACCGATGGTCATGTCGATAATATTGCTTGCTTTGCTGCTCCAGGCAAAGTCATTATTCAAGTCTGCGAGGATCCGCAGGATGAGAATTTTGAAATTACGCAGGAGAATCTGCGTATTCTGGAGAACGCTATAGATGCCAAAGGGCGTAAGCTGGAGATTATCAAGATTCAGCAGCCACCACGGGTGGATCATGACGGCAGCCGTCTGACGCTTAGTTATTTGAACTTTTATTTCGTAAATGGCGGGATTATATTACCTGTGTTTGGCGGTACAGCGGTGGAAACAGACAAACTTGCTGAGGAAGTGCTGGCTGGCTTGTTCCCAGACCGCAAGATTCGTACAGTTAACGGTATGGCGGTCATCACCGAAGGCGGGAATGTTCACTGCACTACGCAGCAAATGCCGGCTCAGCAATAA
- a CDS encoding PAS domain S-box protein has product MDNSVEYSAMLEHAFMRSPEGMAVLSLNNDNGNWLKVNPTFCNLLGLTEAEFLAGAIFAEMEELQNSPAVSYKKEQCIRTKAGQPVWLSLTFSGLGAGQSLSYIIVYAEDITNRKIADQQTVDHQDQQQMEEQILQSERYYRLMSENSLDLISRHAVEERKQFEFKLQENEQRYKSLFEYNPSAVYSMNLQGDYLTANANLEKLTGYSLDELIGMYFGPVVHEKDMEKTLYHFNLAAKGYPQSYELTLIHKEGHFVEINTTNIPIIVDDQVVGVYGISRDITERIRYTEQIEKLSNEYTLILNAVSEGIFGLDMEEKVTFINPAGLQMLGYEHDEIMGHSYLDHIQQTALDGIHYRPEESPLMKAIRSGVSFQSKDAVLWRKDGTSFLAEYQVTPLFDKGEPKGVVVVFRDITDEKEIIRAKESAEKADQAKSEFLAVMSHEIRTPMNGIVGMTDLLAETELDEEQRGYTDIIKESSSSLLYILNEILDYSKIEAGKMMIVHEPVRLQEVLDSVTDLFMAKALEQNIELSYCMAARVPTLIMGDAGRLRQVLVNLVSNAIKFTDRGSVCIYVEQNMSEDPKKSTLKFNVRDTGIGIPLEKQDLLFQSFYQLHSSFNRKYGGTGLGLAICKKLVELMGGAIAVESSEGEGANFYFTLQINPESGYEGDEEVVAQTEWKSTQEIESGSDSEVPMDVGANVILLPEGPALSASNPEPSRGNPS; this is encoded by the coding sequence ATGGATAACTCAGTAGAATATAGCGCTATGTTGGAACATGCATTTATGAGGTCCCCAGAGGGAATGGCCGTACTATCTTTGAATAACGACAATGGCAACTGGCTAAAGGTCAATCCGACTTTTTGCAATCTACTTGGCTTAACGGAAGCTGAGTTTCTTGCTGGAGCTATTTTTGCAGAAATGGAAGAACTTCAGAATTCACCAGCGGTTAGCTATAAGAAGGAACAATGCATTCGTACCAAAGCGGGTCAGCCAGTATGGCTTTCCCTAACGTTCTCAGGATTAGGGGCAGGACAATCCCTTTCGTATATCATAGTGTATGCTGAAGATATTACGAACCGAAAGATTGCAGATCAACAAACGGTAGATCATCAAGATCAGCAGCAGATGGAGGAACAGATTCTTCAAAGCGAACGCTATTATAGATTGATGTCTGAGAACTCGCTGGATTTAATCTCCCGTCATGCAGTTGAAGAGCGTAAACAGTTCGAATTCAAGCTTCAGGAGAACGAACAACGCTATAAATCCTTATTCGAATATAATCCCTCTGCTGTGTACTCTATGAATTTGCAAGGTGATTATTTGACAGCCAATGCGAATCTGGAGAAGTTGACGGGGTATTCGCTGGATGAACTGATTGGAATGTACTTTGGTCCTGTTGTGCATGAGAAGGACATGGAGAAGACGCTATATCATTTTAATCTAGCCGCTAAGGGATATCCCCAAAGCTATGAGCTGACGCTTATTCATAAAGAAGGCCATTTTGTAGAGATTAATACGACTAATATTCCGATTATTGTAGACGATCAAGTGGTTGGTGTGTATGGTATTTCCCGTGATATTACGGAACGTATACGATATACAGAACAAATTGAAAAGCTAAGCAATGAGTACACCCTCATTTTAAATGCGGTTTCAGAAGGTATTTTTGGACTCGACATGGAGGAGAAGGTGACCTTCATCAACCCTGCAGGTTTGCAAATGCTGGGCTATGAACATGATGAAATCATGGGTCATTCGTATCTGGATCATATTCAGCAGACGGCGCTTGATGGGATCCATTATCGGCCTGAGGAGTCTCCACTTATGAAGGCTATTAGGTCAGGGGTATCTTTTCAGAGTAAGGATGCGGTTTTGTGGCGTAAGGATGGTACAAGCTTTCTTGCGGAGTATCAGGTAACCCCTCTATTCGATAAAGGTGAACCTAAGGGCGTTGTAGTAGTGTTCAGGGATATTACAGATGAGAAGGAGATCATTCGGGCGAAGGAATCTGCGGAAAAAGCGGATCAGGCTAAATCTGAGTTTCTAGCCGTTATGAGTCACGAAATACGCACACCTATGAACGGTATAGTGGGGATGACTGATCTGCTTGCAGAGACGGAACTGGATGAAGAGCAACGTGGGTATACAGATATTATTAAAGAGAGTAGTAGTTCTCTTCTATATATTCTTAATGAAATTCTCGATTACAGTAAAATTGAGGCCGGTAAAATGATGATCGTACATGAGCCTGTGCGTCTTCAAGAGGTTCTGGACAGTGTAACGGATTTATTTATGGCAAAGGCTTTGGAACAAAATATCGAGCTGTCTTATTGCATGGCGGCAAGAGTTCCAACGCTCATTATGGGAGATGCAGGGCGACTACGTCAGGTATTGGTCAATCTGGTCAGCAATGCGATTAAATTTACTGATCGGGGCAGCGTCTGTATTTACGTGGAACAGAATATGTCCGAAGATCCAAAGAAATCGACTTTGAAATTTAATGTTAGAGATACGGGGATAGGTATTCCTTTAGAGAAGCAGGATCTGCTGTTTCAATCGTTCTACCAGCTGCACTCCTCGTTTAATCGTAAGTATGGCGGGACGGGGTTAGGGCTGGCGATTTGTAAGAAGCTCGTCGAGCTGATGGGTGGAGCAATTGCGGTGGAGAGTAGCGAAGGAGAGGGCGCCAATTTCTATTTTACGCTACAGATTAATCCTGAAAGCGGATATGAGGGTGATGAGGAAGTAGTTGCTCAGACAGAGTGGAAATCCACACAGGAAATAGAATCAGGATCTGATTCAGAGGTACCAATGGATGTTGGCGCAAATGTGATTTTACTCCCGGAAGGCCCTGCCCTTTCAGCTTCTAATCCGGAACCCTCAAGAGGTAATCCATCCTGA
- a CDS encoding glutamate synthase subunit beta, which translates to MGKATGFLEFERQTPSECEALERIKNWDEFSIPMDEEKLREQGARCMDCGTPFCHVGRLLSGMASGCPLHNLIPEWNDMVYRGNWEVALKRLHKTNNFPEFTGRVCPAPCEGSCTVGMNGKPVTIKSLEKAIVDRGFAENWIVPEPPLTRTGKKVAVVGSGPAGLACAAQLNKAGHSVTVYERADRIGGLLTYGIPNMKLDKKTVQRRVDLLAAEGISFVTRTEIGRDISASQLRAEHVAVVLCGGSTQVRDLPIAGRELRGIHQAMEFLTLNTKSLLDSELADGEYLSAADKDVVVIGGGDTGTDCVATSIRHGCRSVIQLEIMPQAPLTRQPSNPWPEWPKVLKVDYGQDEAASLYKEDPRRYLVSTKRFVGDDCGHVQELHTVRIEWTRNEQGRMVPVEVPGSEEVLKAQLVLLALGFTGPEETVLGEFGVERDERGNAKAEFGAQATNVEGVFTAGDMRRGQSLVVWAIDEGRQTAREVDRFLMGSSNLP; encoded by the coding sequence ATGGGGAAAGCAACCGGATTCTTAGAGTTTGAACGGCAGACGCCTTCGGAGTGTGAGGCGCTGGAGCGGATTAAGAATTGGGATGAATTTTCGATTCCTATGGATGAAGAGAAGCTGCGCGAGCAAGGGGCACGCTGTATGGACTGTGGCACGCCATTTTGTCATGTAGGACGTCTGTTGTCTGGTATGGCTTCCGGCTGCCCACTGCATAACCTGATTCCAGAATGGAATGATATGGTCTATCGTGGAAATTGGGAGGTTGCGCTGAAACGTCTGCATAAGACCAATAACTTCCCTGAATTTACTGGACGTGTGTGTCCGGCTCCTTGTGAAGGCTCTTGTACGGTAGGGATGAACGGCAAGCCCGTTACGATTAAATCGCTTGAAAAGGCGATTGTAGATAGAGGTTTTGCAGAAAACTGGATTGTGCCAGAACCGCCACTAACTCGCACAGGTAAAAAGGTAGCTGTAGTGGGTTCGGGTCCGGCAGGTCTTGCTTGTGCAGCTCAGCTTAACAAGGCAGGGCATTCGGTGACCGTGTATGAACGGGCAGACCGGATTGGCGGTTTGCTGACGTATGGTATTCCGAACATGAAGCTGGATAAGAAGACTGTTCAGCGCCGAGTAGACCTGCTAGCGGCTGAAGGCATTTCATTCGTAACTCGTACAGAGATTGGGCGAGATATCTCGGCATCACAACTCAGGGCGGAACATGTTGCTGTTGTCTTGTGTGGCGGGTCTACGCAGGTACGAGATCTTCCTATAGCTGGTCGTGAGCTGCGGGGCATTCATCAGGCTATGGAGTTTCTGACACTGAATACTAAGAGCTTACTGGATTCAGAGCTTGCTGATGGCGAATACTTGTCCGCGGCAGATAAGGATGTAGTTGTAATCGGTGGCGGAGATACTGGCACAGACTGTGTAGCTACGTCGATTCGCCACGGCTGCCGTAGTGTGATCCAGCTTGAGATTATGCCACAGGCTCCGCTGACGCGTCAGCCTAGCAATCCGTGGCCAGAATGGCCAAAGGTTCTTAAGGTGGACTATGGCCAAGATGAAGCGGCATCGCTGTATAAAGAAGATCCACGCCGTTATCTTGTTTCGACGAAACGTTTTGTCGGCGACGATTGTGGACATGTGCAGGAGCTGCATACCGTGCGAATTGAGTGGACTCGTAATGAACAGGGACGGATGGTTCCAGTTGAAGTACCGGGCAGTGAGGAAGTTCTAAAGGCGCAGCTGGTACTACTCGCATTGGGATTCACAGGTCCCGAAGAGACTGTACTAGGCGAGTTTGGAGTGGAACGTGATGAGCGTGGAAATGCCAAGGCGGAGTTCGGAGCACAAGCAACCAATGTAGAAGGTGTATTCACCGCAGGCGATATGCGCCGCGGACAAAGTCTTGTAGTCTGGGCCATTGATGAGGGTCGTCAGACAGCCCGCGAAGTGGACCGGTTCTTGATGGGATCATCGAATTTGCCGTAA
- a CDS encoding YheC/YheD family protein, whose translation MGTKHKSGLTSKWIKTKVLMQSSTISPLIPETVKFSKANLKTMLLKYGMIYVKPEHGTYGNGVMKVEQSKGSHGIEYKYQTGTKIKTFGAYDTFYLLLKKATRGRSYLIQRGIVLLKHGKHRFDIRVMVQLSPRGKWETTGLIGRVAEKGKIVTNYHSGGKLTAMEKLLSPYLNEAQQDQMLKILRKLGEDTGRFYHKKYPGFKQIGVDVGLDSYMTPWIIEVNTNPDPYIFKHLPNKSMYRKVMAYRRANAKKKSTS comes from the coding sequence TTGGGAACGAAACATAAGTCTGGATTGACTAGCAAATGGATTAAAACCAAGGTGCTCATGCAAAGTTCTACGATTTCACCGCTGATTCCAGAGACTGTGAAGTTTAGCAAAGCAAACTTAAAGACGATGCTGTTGAAATACGGGATGATTTACGTTAAACCGGAGCATGGTACCTATGGTAATGGTGTGATGAAGGTTGAACAGAGTAAGGGTTCTCATGGAATAGAATACAAATACCAAACTGGAACAAAGATAAAAACCTTTGGAGCCTATGACACCTTTTATTTATTACTCAAGAAAGCGACACGCGGACGTAGTTACTTGATTCAGAGAGGGATTGTTTTGTTGAAGCACGGAAAGCATCGTTTTGATATCCGCGTTATGGTCCAGCTCAGTCCGCGTGGTAAATGGGAAACTACCGGGCTGATCGGCCGAGTAGCTGAGAAAGGCAAGATCGTGACCAACTATCATAGCGGCGGTAAGTTAACGGCTATGGAGAAGCTGCTGTCGCCTTATTTGAACGAAGCTCAGCAAGATCAGATGCTTAAGATATTGAGAAAGCTAGGAGAGGATACTGGGCGTTTCTACCATAAGAAATATCCCGGTTTTAAACAGATTGGTGTTGATGTAGGATTAGACAGTTACATGACTCCTTGGATTATTGAAGTGAATACTAATCCAGATCCGTATATTTTCAAACATCTTCCTAATAAAAGCATGTACCGCAAAGTGATGGCTTACCGCAGAGCAAATGCGAAGAAGAAGTCCACTAGCTGA
- a CDS encoding C39 family peptidase, producing the protein MKHRMSSLSNKLPADPYTQWEAGVASPSSACGPATMAALTEYWNTQLRMDFIRGKGHFHSKAAHINYIYSHHGGTPLGMSVRRFTKGLKDYIHSSLLPKGKHKLFITTFNDFNGYKAEIDAGRPVAVKFDKWFKFRWRGKFAYDYHWVLGIGYEVPDNGDRPILIVQDNGVRYKDGEIALGKERRIPYFVNKDIITMVGMNIVEPLN; encoded by the coding sequence ATGAAGCATAGAATGTCCAGTCTCAGTAACAAACTACCAGCGGATCCATATACACAGTGGGAGGCTGGGGTTGCATCCCCGTCTTCTGCATGTGGACCGGCGACGATGGCGGCTTTAACCGAGTATTGGAATACCCAGCTAAGAATGGACTTTATTCGTGGCAAAGGGCATTTTCACTCCAAAGCAGCTCATATTAATTACATATATAGTCATCACGGAGGGACCCCTTTGGGGATGAGTGTACGCCGTTTTACCAAAGGACTGAAAGACTATATCCATTCATCGCTTTTACCGAAAGGGAAGCATAAGCTGTTCATTACCACTTTTAATGATTTCAATGGATATAAAGCGGAGATTGATGCGGGTCGGCCTGTAGCTGTTAAATTTGATAAATGGTTTAAATTCCGATGGAGAGGGAAATTCGCTTACGACTACCACTGGGTACTCGGAATAGGATATGAGGTGCCTGATAACGGAGATCGTCCAATCCTCATCGTTCAGGATAATGGTGTGAGGTATAAGGACGGTGAGATTGCTCTTGGTAAGGAACGCCGTATTCCGTATTTTGTAAATAAAGACATCATTACGATGGTCGGAATGAATATCGTAGAACCTCTTAATTGA
- the yfcE gene encoding phosphodiesterase has product MKLMFISDIHGSLFWLERALEKVEVEQPDSLVIVGDFLYHGPRNPLPKGYDPQGVANKLNEYNQKKPITAVRGNCDAEVDQMLLQFPMMGDYVMLLHEGRRIYITHGHGFSIENLPALSEKDIFIQGHTHIPVADEKEGIYVLNPGSISLPKENNPNSYGVIEDGEFIVKDFEGNVVKSITL; this is encoded by the coding sequence ATGAAGCTAATGTTTATTTCCGATATTCACGGATCTTTATTCTGGCTAGAACGGGCTTTGGAAAAGGTTGAGGTAGAACAGCCAGACAGTCTTGTTATTGTAGGAGACTTTTTATATCACGGTCCCAGAAATCCACTGCCGAAGGGTTATGACCCACAGGGAGTTGCTAATAAACTGAATGAATATAACCAAAAGAAGCCCATAACGGCGGTACGGGGTAACTGCGATGCTGAGGTGGACCAGATGTTGCTGCAATTCCCGATGATGGGCGATTATGTCATGCTCCTGCATGAAGGTAGACGGATCTATATTACACACGGGCATGGCTTTAGCATTGAGAATTTACCGGCACTTTCCGAGAAGGATATCTTTATTCAGGGGCACACTCATATTCCGGTTGCGGATGAAAAAGAGGGGATATATGTGCTGAATCCCGGCTCCATATCGCTGCCTAAAGAGAATAATCCGAATTCCTACGGTGTCATTGAGGATGGAGAATTCATCGTTAAGGATTTTGAAGGCAATGTGGTAAAAAGCATCACACTATAG